The genome window TCTATCTTGCTTTGTAATAATCATATTTCTGTTTGCGTTGTACTTGTGTATTTCCAGTTTGAGGGTTCACTACAATGAGGTATGAAATTTGGAGTTATCAAACCTGATATTACCATGTTAGATGTagtaaaatgtttaaaattatatgatcaaatatatattcaataagTAGCATATGCCCTTGTGATGCATGCATGATACACCAAAAATTTGCTCCCCCGTACTCACtgatatttttcatttcatcatAGTCCATTTTGCTGacttaaaaatttatttcccGAATCTAAGAATACACATAATGACACAtcacttgaaattttaaaaatttggaattcaaGGCACCCTAGGGTCCTTCCAGATGTTTAAATTCAATTTGTTACCCCCAGTGATGCATCCTCTGCTCATCAATATAGGCTTGGCCTTTTTTGTGccttttcacaataaaaaaaattctgttttgAGTTCCTTCTTTAAGCCATTCATTAGTGATGCCATATTTTCTGCTCTTGTTAAGAAAGAAGAATAGAAGTTATTATTCAAATAAAGACTCAGCAAAGATGACAGAATAGAGTTTAAATTCATTTAGGAATGGGTGTAAAACACCACATTTACACCATAACACCATCTAATGACAATGGGGTTTGTGAAATGCTCAGCTATGATTGTGTTTGGCATTTTATATTTCTTAGATTGCGACAAGCTAATGTGGCACATTGAGATTGAAGAGTGTAAAATAGAGGTTTACACATCATCCATATTGAAAATGCACTTTATattaaaactagaaaaaaaattggtacgGTATTTGCTTAACCTGCTTCTTTATAAACAGTGTCTAATTTTTGTAGGAGAACTAGTCGAAACGTTTGTGATACAAGTTTGCATCAAAATCTAGTGCTTTAAACAGAAAATGAACAACGTTccaaaatgatagaaaatgcTGGAAAAATTCCACTACATGATTATTTTTGGCCACTCGAATGACTGATTTGTATAAAATGATGATTGAGACAATAGTTTATGATTTAgtgaattgttttgttttgttttttttttttttttttaatgaatgggAGATTGAATGTTTATCTTTAGCTTTTTAGTgaaaaattctcttttttttttaattattattttttattttattgaaaggGAGACTAAATTTTAATCATTCATGATCACATATGTATGTGTTGTGTGCATGCATGCAATTTAGTGAACTGTCTTTTTTATTGAAAGGGAGACTGAATTTTTATCATTCATGATCACAAATGTATGTGTTGCATGCACACATGCAATGTAGTTGAAAATTAGATTTGTGAAGAATTGGAAAATTAGAGTTGTTGTGGGGCTTTTATGTGGCACCATTCAGAGTAGTGGCACTGCTTGCAggcttgtattaaaaaaatatcgcAAACAgacaaccaataaaaaaaaataactttataaAGTTAACGATTTAGGCATTcagatacattttttttctttttcttaaactATGGTAgtaattagttttaatttttatacttaaaaaatcacatatacATAGAACAACTTAGAACTCAAGGAAGGACTACCCTAAAACTATTCAAAGCACCAAAAATCAACATACATGTTTCAAATGCATACAGCTCCAAACCATTCAAAGCACCATTCAAAGGACTACCCTAAAACCATTCAAATGCACCAGAAATCTACAAGCTtggcttatttttttttttttttgattaactGCAAAGGAATTTTATTGAGAAGGAAACGGATCAATTACAAAATATTGGCTTGCTCCAACAATGTGACATTACAAAAGGATTGAGGAGCAGAACCTAAACCAAAGGAGTTAGCTAGTCTGTTACATAGTGACCAAGATGCTAAGGTATGGGCCGCAACATTAGCTTCTCTAGGAATCCAACTAAATTTGATGTTtggtatttatttttccatcaaTTCTTCTTCCATGAATGAATCAGCATTGAATCGTGCAGCTAGAAATTAAAAGCACCAAAAATTAACACACACGTTTCAGATGCATACAGGATACAGCTCCAAGCCTCCAAGCTTGGCTTATTTTTCCATCAATTCTTCTTCCATGAATGAATCATCATTAAATCATGTAGCGTTTTAAGAGTCTGGACTTAATCAACCATATTGTAGTTAATAAGAAAATGAGAAGCAGGCTAacataaataaaaggaaaacaaaaccaaataggATTTGGGACTATGACCGTCAATGAagcaaaatagcaaaaagagagggagaaaaaggCTATGCGGAGTATATCATACTCAAATGGAATGAGAAGAAGAATTGTTACGTATGAGAACATAAATGTCACAGAATTTGAAGCTAAGAACAACCAAAAAGGAAGAAGTCTAAGGCCAATGAGAGTCCCTGCAATCATGGCATGGGACTTATGGATTCCATGTTTACTGGAGCGATCTTCTTGCCAAATTCCCCCAGGAGGGTTGAGTACTTCTTCATAGGTCACTGTTATAAGCAGTGTAGTAACCACCAAAAGTGCATTGCGCTTGTCCTCTGATAAAATCCTCCATTTACGACAGCGGCGTATTAGTGATTCCTCAAGAGATGAGACTATGGAACGTAGGTAACGTGAATAATTATAATCAGGAGGAGATGAATTAGCTAACAAAGCTCCAGCACGCTGTAGAATAACCCTGATCTCGTTGTTGTTTTCTGCTTGTGTTTGTTCTACCAAGATGTCCCCTGCTGTATAACCCTTTAAATTCTTTGCGTTTATATCAACACCAGATTTTAATAACAACCTCACAGCCTGCATAATTTGATCAATGTAAATTAGTCAAGCCTTGAACCCTTATGATAAACCAAATGTGCGTaggcttctttttttaaataaaaaattaaaattatgattaaagaaggaaaaaaaaaaaagatcatgaTGTTTCAATTACTAACAATTCGCAAGCAATGCCAGTGAATCATAAAAGGATTGTGGTTTTTGGGCATGTTTTGGAGTTTTTAACTATATGATCATGCATGCAGTTGGGCGGTAggattttttctaatatttcttgattcaaattaaattttgctaatTTAAATGTGTACAAACTATCAcgtcatttgaaattttaatttacgTAGTAGTCTatacattgtttgatataaaaaataaaattataatcatGAAATGAATTCCCTTCATTCCTAGCAAAATAAAGATCATATTCCTTGATGTCAAAACACAAGTTTTACGATATTTCTTTAGTACGTAAATAATTGAGGAATGGAGAGAGCTTACCTTGGGTTGATTCTTGGATATTGCAATGTGCAACACAATGTTGCCTTCCTCGTTCTTCCAATTCAAGATTTTCCTCTCCCAAAATATGGAATTCTTAGACCTTTTTTGTCTAATCCATTCCACCAAGAATTTAAAAGCCTCCAACTTATTATATTTCAAAGCTATATGTAGAACAGTCTCATTTCGAGTCGTCACATCTTCAATAGAATCGGGACAGATTGAGAGAAATTCAGCCAATAGATCAAGTTGATCATCTACTACTACTGCATAATGCAAAGGAGTAATAccctctcttccttttatacgGACAAGGTCACCATCGACTTGTAGAAGACGACTCACCATTTCGGTATGCTTATATAGTAATGCAAGGTGAATGGGGCTAAACCCTTCTAGATTTGGCTTTCTAGCAAAAGAGGGTTTTAATCTCATCATTTCCATGACAAAAGGTATGTGCCCATTACACGCAGCTATGTGTAAAGGAgtatcaaaaaaaggaaaatgatcaATGTGGTCCAAAAGACATGCATCCTCTTGAATCAACATGTACAGTGTGTCAACATCACCACATTGTGCAACTTCTTTCAGCCTCTCAATTCTCTCACCCATCCTAGAGAACGTGAATATAGATATAAAGGTAGGGATTTCCTCAATAGTATAACTTTAGAGAGTGGAAATTAATGGTTATGGGCTACAGCAGCAAGCTGGAGTGAAGAAAATGGAGTAATTGAGGAGATTAATGTAACCTGCTAGAGCTAACACCGTCTCTTTTTATAGCGCCTAAAGACTTGAGGAAAATGATCATATATGGCGGCAGAGTCATCTAAGAAGGATAAGGAACCTTCCAACCTTAGTTTCTTTTTCTGGGAAATAAAGTTGTTgatatatctttaaaaaaagacGTGTTAAAGTCAAATTTGTTATATTTGGTAACTCCTTTGTAGAATTTAGCTTTGACTTCTTTTGCCAACGGTTAACTTTGAATAATcaaccgttttttttttctttaggtttgggaacaatttatctaattttttttttttatcaaaaatttgttgttgaaagtaccatagaaaaaagaaaaaaaaaaattaaggcaaacCACATTTTCATCATTACATTTTCACGTGATTTTCACATTGGtccttatcttttattttcatcgCTTTTAGTCTCTATTTAGAAAAACACCATCCATTTTATTCCTCTCTGTCAGTACCCTAATAGCAAAGTTCTACATGGCAGAcgaaactattaaaataataataaaaaattttattttggcattaaaaaatgctatgttagcatctaaatt of Quercus lobata isolate SW786 chromosome 8, ValleyOak3.0 Primary Assembly, whole genome shotgun sequence contains these proteins:
- the LOC115956918 gene encoding ankyrin repeat-containing protein BDA1-like yields the protein MVSRLLQVDGDLVRIKGREGITPLHYAVVVDDQLDLLAEFLSICPDSIEDVTTRNETVLHIALKYNKLEAFKFLVEWIRQKRSKNSIFWERKILNWKNEEGNIVLHIAISKNQPKAVRLLLKSGVDINAKNLKGYTAGDILVEQTQAENNNEIRVILQRAGALLANSSPPDYNYSRYLRSIVSSLEESLIRRCRKWRILSEDKRNALLVVTTLLITVTYEEVLNPPGGIWQEDRSSKHGIHKSHAMIAGTLIGLRLLPFWLFLASNSVTFMFSYVTILLLIPFEYDILRIAFFSLSFCYFASLTVIVPNPIWFCFPFIYVSLLLIFLLTTIWLIKSRLLKRYMI